From the Entomomonas sp. E2T0 genome, one window contains:
- the truB gene encoding tRNA pseudouridine(55) synthase TruB: MSQVKRKRRSVDGVLILNKPLTFSSNAALQKVRWLFNANKAGHTGSLDPLATGVLPICFGEATKFSQYLLNADKRYEVVMQLGITTATGDAEGQVLEQKPVNCTEQDLLAVLPRFRGEITQIPPMYSAIKKDGQPLYKLARAGEVVDREPRQITIDELELLSFEGDKARLVVSCSKGTYIRTLVEDIGQVLGCGAHVAMLCRTEAGPFHLEQAIDLETLIELQEKSGSEALDQFLLPVDAGLLHWPCLELTEHTSYYWLHGQPVRVPEAPLNTYIRVRDHQGRFIGIGEVANDGRLAPKRLIQNS; the protein is encoded by the coding sequence GTGAGTCAGGTAAAGCGTAAGCGCAGATCTGTGGATGGGGTATTGATACTAAATAAACCATTAACGTTTAGCTCTAATGCAGCATTGCAAAAAGTACGTTGGTTATTTAATGCTAACAAGGCAGGTCATACAGGTAGTCTAGATCCATTAGCAACGGGTGTATTACCTATCTGTTTTGGTGAGGCTACTAAGTTTTCTCAATATTTATTAAATGCAGATAAACGTTATGAAGTGGTGATGCAGTTAGGTATTACTACTGCAACGGGGGATGCTGAAGGGCAGGTATTAGAACAAAAACCAGTAAACTGCACTGAACAAGATTTATTAGCTGTATTACCTCGTTTTAGAGGGGAAATTACCCAGATTCCTCCCATGTATTCTGCTATTAAGAAAGATGGTCAGCCTCTTTATAAATTGGCTAGGGCAGGGGAAGTAGTCGATAGAGAGCCACGCCAAATTACTATTGATGAATTAGAGTTATTGTCTTTTGAAGGTGATAAAGCTCGTTTAGTAGTTTCTTGTAGTAAAGGTACTTATATTCGTACGCTAGTAGAAGATATTGGTCAGGTGTTAGGTTGTGGTGCTCATGTGGCAATGCTTTGTCGTACCGAGGCGGGTCCCTTTCATCTTGAGCAAGCTATTGATTTAGAAACGCTGATTGAATTGCAAGAAAAATCAGGTAGTGAAGCGCTTGATCAATTTTTGTTACCAGTTGATGCAGGGCTATTGCATTGGCCTTGCCTAGAGCTAACAGAGCATACTAGCTATTATTGGTTACATGGTCAGCCAGTTCGTGTGCCAGAAGCACCTTTAAATACTTATATTCGAGTACGCGATCATCAAGGTCGTTTTATTGGTATTGGTGAAGTAGCTAATGATGGTCGATTAGCGCCAAAACGTTTGATACAAAATAGCTAA
- the rbfA gene encoding 30S ribosome-binding factor RbfA, translating to MAKEYSRTQRVGDQMQRELALLIQREIKDPRLGIVTITAVNVARDLGHAKVYITVMGKNAEDDIALSLEILTNASGYLRSLLGKAMKLRTIPQLHFVYDESIVRGSTMSALIDKALAEDRKYRQGDDEE from the coding sequence ATGGCAAAAGAATATAGCCGAACTCAGCGTGTAGGTGATCAAATGCAGCGTGAATTAGCTTTGTTAATTCAACGTGAAATTAAAGATCCTCGTTTAGGGATTGTTACTATTACAGCTGTGAATGTGGCACGTGATTTAGGGCATGCAAAAGTATATATCACTGTGATGGGTAAAAATGCAGAAGATGATATTGCATTAAGTCTAGAGATATTAACTAATGCCAGCGGTTACTTGCGTAGTCTATTAGGTAAAGCGATGAAGTTGCGTACTATTCCTCAGTTACACTTTGTTTATGATGAAAGTATTGTACGTGGTAGTACGATGTCAGCATTAATAGATAAAGCACTTGCTGAAGATCGTAAATATCGTCAGGGAGATGATGAGGAGTGA
- the rpsO gene encoding 30S ribosomal protein S15 has translation MALTVEEKAQIVKQYARGASDTGSPEVQIALLTANINKLSDHFKANAKDHHSRRGLIRMVNQRRKLQEYLKSKDTERYAALIASLGLRR, from the coding sequence ATGGCACTTACAGTAGAAGAAAAAGCTCAAATCGTTAAGCAATATGCACGTGGTGCGAGTGATACTGGCTCTCCAGAAGTTCAAATTGCGCTATTAACAGCCAATATTAACAAGTTGAGCGATCACTTTAAAGCTAATGCAAAAGATCACCACTCACGTCGTGGTCTTATTCGTATGGTTAACCAACGTCGTAAACTTCAAGAATACTTAAAATCTAAGGATACTGAACGTTACGCAGCGTTAATTGCTAGTTTGGGACTTCGCCGCTAA
- the aroB gene encoding 3-dehydroquinate synthase — protein MHRLQVELGDRSYPIFIGESLFRKELLEPYIKGSQVVVVTNETVAPLYLDSLLAQLVDYQYESVVLPDGEKYKNWQTLQLIFDGLLTAECTRKVTLIALGGGVIGDMTGFAAACYQRGVNFIQVPTTLLSQVDSSVGGKTGINHDLGKNMIGAFYQPKSVIIDISTLHTLPARELSAGLAEVIKYGLIADKDFFDWLELNIDQLKSLDTQSLIKAIEWSCDIKARVVAMDETESGIRAILNLGHTFGHAIETHQGYGNWLHGEAVAAGTVMALEMSMQLGWLSAQDRDRGIKLFAKAGLPIVPPTNMTANDFLKYMRVDKKTLDGQIRLVLLQKIGEAVVTSEFASDILNAILSTNYQQLLDSILTD, from the coding sequence ATGCATAGGTTACAAGTAGAGTTAGGTGATCGTAGCTACCCTATTTTTATTGGTGAAAGCTTATTTCGAAAAGAATTGCTTGAGCCTTATATTAAAGGTAGTCAAGTAGTTGTGGTAACCAATGAAACAGTAGCACCTTTATATTTAGATAGTTTATTAGCTCAACTAGTAGATTATCAATATGAAAGTGTAGTGTTACCAGATGGAGAAAAGTATAAAAATTGGCAGACATTACAACTAATTTTTGATGGTTTGCTTACAGCAGAGTGTACCCGTAAGGTTACCTTAATTGCTTTAGGTGGTGGTGTCATTGGTGATATGACTGGTTTTGCTGCTGCTTGTTATCAACGAGGTGTTAATTTTATTCAAGTACCTACTACATTATTATCTCAAGTTGATTCTTCTGTAGGTGGCAAAACAGGGATTAATCATGACTTAGGCAAAAATATGATAGGTGCATTTTATCAGCCTAAGTCAGTTATTATTGATATTAGCACTTTGCATACATTACCTGCAAGAGAGCTATCAGCAGGCTTAGCAGAAGTTATCAAATATGGCTTGATTGCAGATAAAGATTTTTTTGACTGGTTAGAGTTAAATATTGATCAGCTAAAAAGCTTGGATACACAAAGTTTAATTAAAGCGATTGAATGGTCTTGCGATATTAAAGCGCGTGTAGTGGCGATGGATGAGACAGAGTCAGGAATTCGCGCTATTTTAAATTTGGGTCATACATTTGGTCATGCTATTGAGACGCATCAAGGCTATGGTAATTGGTTACATGGCGAAGCAGTTGCAGCAGGTACGGTAATGGCTTTAGAAATGTCTATGCAACTAGGTTGGCTATCAGCACAAGATCGTGATAGAGGTATTAAATTATTCGCTAAAGCTGGTTTACCCATTGTTCCACCTACTAACATGACCGCAAATGATTTTCTAAAATATATGCGGGTAGATAAAAAAACGTTAGATGGACAAATACGTCTTGTTTTATTACAAAAAATAGGTGAAGCAGTAGTAACAAGTGAATTTGCTAGTGATATATTGAATGCTATACTATCCACTAATTATCAACAATTGCTTGACTCTATTTTGACGGATTAA
- a CDS encoding DUF4404 family protein: MSKTVHENLIDLQYKLNHAKTNTTADKEEIERLAEKINHQLELEKLGQQPDINLVEELGLAVGEFEAEHPTLSAALRNIMITLQNIGI, from the coding sequence ATGTCTAAAACTGTTCATGAAAATTTAATTGATTTACAGTATAAATTAAACCATGCCAAAACCAATACTACTGCTGATAAAGAAGAAATAGAACGTTTGGCAGAGAAGATTAACCATCAACTGGAACTAGAAAAACTAGGCCAACAACCTGATATTAATTTAGTAGAAGAATTAGGACTAGCTGTAGGAGAATTTGAAGCTGAACATCCTACATTGTCAGCAGCCCTGAGAAATATTATGATTACACTACAAAATATTGGTATTTAA
- the aroK gene encoding shikimate kinase AroK: MSRCLTLVGPMGAGKSTIGRLLSRELNLPFIDSDREIEARSGASISWIFDVEGEKGFRDREQNIITEICNEGNDGFVLATGGGAILREETRQILFDKTTVIYLHASVEQQISRTAKDKQRPLLQVADPKKVLQDLMAIRDPLYRQVAHIIITTDERHPRFLIQHILESLGL, from the coding sequence TTGTCAAGATGTTTAACATTAGTGGGCCCAATGGGAGCTGGAAAAAGCACCATTGGGCGTCTACTTTCTAGAGAGCTCAATTTACCTTTTATTGATTCGGATCGTGAGATAGAAGCACGTTCAGGTGCCAGTATTTCATGGATTTTTGATGTGGAAGGTGAAAAGGGATTTAGAGATAGAGAACAAAATATTATTACAGAGATTTGTAATGAAGGTAATGATGGTTTTGTTTTAGCCACAGGTGGTGGTGCAATTCTTCGAGAAGAAACACGACAGATATTGTTTGATAAAACAACCGTTATTTATTTGCATGCTTCTGTTGAACAGCAGATATCACGCACAGCAAAAGATAAACAAAGGCCACTATTGCAAGTAGCTGATCCTAAAAAAGTATTACAAGACCTTATGGCTATAAGGGATCCATTATACCGTCAAGTAGCTCATATAATTATCACAACTGATGAGCGTCATCCACGTTTTTTAATCCAACATATTTTAGAATCTTTAGGTTTGTAG
- the rimP gene encoding ribosome maturation factor RimP: MSTRLEQLQTLLAPVIESLGYQCWGVEFISQGKHSLLRVFIDHSNGIGVEDCEKVSKQVSAILDVEDPIPYEYTLEVSSPGMDRPLFTLEQYEQYIGEQIKVKLRSAFEGRRNFNGSLQGIEDQQIVLRVDNQEYLLPIELIEKANIEPNFD; the protein is encoded by the coding sequence GTGTCTACTAGATTAGAACAATTACAGACACTGCTAGCTCCAGTCATTGAGTCTTTAGGTTATCAGTGTTGGGGAGTTGAATTTATTTCACAAGGTAAGCACTCCTTACTTAGAGTGTTTATTGATCATAGCAATGGAATTGGTGTGGAAGATTGTGAAAAAGTCAGCAAGCAGGTCAGTGCAATATTGGATGTAGAAGATCCTATTCCTTATGAGTATACCTTGGAGGTTTCTTCGCCTGGAATGGATCGACCATTGTTTACCTTAGAGCAATATGAACAATATATAGGCGAACAGATAAAAGTTAAGTTACGCAGTGCTTTTGAAGGTAGACGTAATTTTAATGGAAGTTTACAAGGCATCGAGGACCAACAAATAGTATTACGAGTTGATAATCAAGAGTATCTATTACCAATAGAACTAATAGAGAAGGCTAATATAGAGCCAAATTTTGATTAA
- the queF gene encoding NADPH-dependent 7-cyano-7-deazaguanine reductase QueF (Catalyzes the NADPH-dependent reduction of 7-cyano-7-deazaguanine (preQ0) to 7-aminomethyl-7-deazaguanine (preQ1) in queuosine biosynthesis), producing MNYHPAEESPLGKVNQYIDHYQPDLLFPIARQVKWQELGLTANTLPYYGVDIWNSYELSWLTPSGKPKVMIAEFIIPADSPAIIESKSFKLYLNSFNQTVFESDEVVKQALITDLSAAAGKSVVVNLYTLDAFTKFGLTNVEGICIDDLDIKIDQYNHPTATLLKTHDKEVEETVYTHLLKSNCPVTGQPDWATLSITYKAAKQLDHGSLLQYIISFRQHADFHEQCIERIFLDLNGLLKPEQLIVIGRYVRRGGLDINPCRSLKQIEYGNNRLVRQ from the coding sequence ATGAATTATCATCCAGCTGAAGAGTCGCCATTAGGTAAAGTAAATCAATATATTGATCATTATCAGCCAGATTTGCTATTTCCAATAGCACGTCAAGTTAAGTGGCAAGAGTTAGGTTTAACAGCAAATACCTTGCCTTATTACGGTGTTGATATTTGGAATAGTTATGAACTGTCATGGTTAACGCCTTCAGGTAAACCAAAGGTTATGATTGCTGAGTTTATTATACCTGCGGACTCACCTGCTATTATTGAGTCTAAGTCCTTTAAGCTGTATTTAAATAGTTTTAATCAAACGGTATTTGAGTCGGATGAGGTTGTAAAGCAGGCCTTAATTACTGACCTTTCGGCAGCAGCAGGAAAGTCTGTTGTTGTTAATTTATATACGTTAGATGCTTTTACTAAATTTGGCCTTACTAATGTAGAAGGTATTTGTATAGATGATCTTGATATCAAGATTGATCAATATAATCACCCTACAGCAACTTTATTAAAAACCCATGATAAAGAAGTAGAGGAGACAGTATATACTCATCTATTAAAATCTAATTGTCCAGTAACAGGACAACCTGATTGGGCTACATTATCCATCACTTATAAAGCAGCTAAACAATTAGATCATGGTAGTTTATTACAGTATATTATTAGCTTTCGACAACATGCTGATTTTCATGAGCAATGTATAGAACGTATCTTCTTGGATTTGAATGGCTTATTGAAACCAGAACAACTGATAGTAATAGGGCGTTATGTAAGGCGTGGTGGTCTGGATATTAATCCTTGTCGTAGCCTTAAGCAAATTGAGTATGGTAACAATCGATTAGTAAGGCAGTAA
- the nusA gene encoding transcription termination factor NusA: MSKEVLLVVESVSNEKGVPPSVIFEALEIALATVTKKSYDDDIEVRVQIDPRTGDYETYRQWHIVDEIDQVNPAAELTVEEAKEKGFDAEIDDVVEEKIASVEFGRIAAQTAKQVIVQKVREAERAQMVDAYREHVGSIISGTVKKVTRESIILDLGNNAEAILPRDQVIPREIFRVGMRVRALLKEIRTEHRGPQLILSRTAPEMIIELFRIEVPEISEGLIEVMGASRDPGSRAKLAVRSKDKRIDPQGACIGMRGSRVQAVSGELGGERVDIVLWNENPAQYVINAMAPAEVATIIVDEDTHTMDIAVAEENLAQAIGRGGQNVRLASQLTSWTLNVMTEDEIQEKQQAETGDILQAFIDELDVDEELAQLLVEEGFTTLEEVAYVPMEEMLSIDGFDEEIVSELRNRAKDRLLTRAIATEEKLASAKPAEDLLALEGMDEELARQLAINGIITREDLAEQSVDDLVEITGMNEERAGELIMIARAHWFE; the protein is encoded by the coding sequence ATGAGTAAAGAAGTATTATTGGTTGTTGAATCAGTATCAAATGAAAAAGGTGTGCCACCAAGTGTAATTTTTGAGGCACTAGAAATTGCATTAGCTACAGTGACTAAAAAGTCTTATGACGATGATATAGAGGTACGGGTGCAAATCGATCCTCGTACAGGAGATTATGAGACTTATCGTCAATGGCATATAGTTGATGAGATAGATCAGGTTAATCCTGCGGCTGAATTAACAGTAGAAGAAGCAAAAGAAAAAGGTTTTGATGCAGAGATTGACGATGTTGTTGAAGAAAAAATTGCTTCTGTAGAATTTGGTCGTATTGCCGCACAAACAGCAAAGCAAGTTATTGTACAAAAAGTAAGAGAAGCTGAACGTGCACAAATGGTTGACGCTTATCGTGAACATGTAGGCTCAATTATCTCTGGTACTGTTAAAAAAGTAACAAGAGAAAGTATTATTTTAGATTTAGGTAACAATGCGGAAGCTATTTTACCTCGTGATCAAGTGATACCTCGTGAGATTTTCAGAGTAGGCATGAGAGTTCGTGCATTATTAAAAGAGATTCGTACAGAACACCGTGGACCACAGCTTATTTTATCTCGTACAGCACCTGAAATGATTATTGAATTATTCCGTATTGAAGTACCTGAAATTTCAGAAGGCTTAATCGAAGTAATGGGTGCTTCTCGTGACCCAGGTTCGCGCGCTAAATTAGCCGTACGTTCTAAAGATAAACGCATTGACCCGCAAGGTGCTTGTATTGGTATGCGTGGCTCACGTGTGCAAGCAGTATCTGGTGAGTTAGGTGGTGAGCGTGTTGATATTGTGTTATGGAATGAAAATCCAGCGCAGTATGTAATCAATGCAATGGCTCCTGCGGAAGTAGCAACCATTATTGTTGATGAAGATACTCATACGATGGATATTGCAGTGGCTGAAGAGAACTTAGCACAAGCGATTGGTCGTGGTGGTCAAAATGTACGTTTAGCAAGTCAACTAACTAGTTGGACTTTAAATGTAATGACTGAAGATGAGATTCAGGAAAAACAACAAGCAGAGACAGGAGATATTCTGCAAGCCTTTATTGATGAGTTGGATGTAGATGAAGAGCTAGCTCAATTATTAGTAGAGGAAGGATTCACTACCTTAGAAGAGGTTGCTTATGTACCTATGGAAGAGATGCTAAGTATTGATGGTTTTGATGAAGAAATTGTAAGTGAATTAAGAAACCGTGCTAAAGATCGCTTATTAACTAGAGCTATTGCTACTGAAGAAAAATTGGCCTCTGCGAAGCCAGCAGAAGATCTTTTAGCATTGGAAGGTATGGATGAGGAGTTGGCTAGACAGCTAGCTATTAATGGCATTATTACTCGTGAAGACTTGGCTGAACAAAGTGTTGACGACTTAGTCGAAATTACAGGGATGAATGAAGAGCGTGCAGGAGAGTTAATCATGATTGCTCGTGCTCATTGGTTTGAGTAG
- the infB gene encoding translation initiation factor IF-2, which yields MTQVTVKELAASVKAPVDRLLQQMKEAGLPHTSADQKVSDKEKQQLLTYLSGDKAKTDAPKKITLKRKTTEQIKAGTKTVKVEHRKKKTFVKRDVPEEPVEEPVVVEKAAPKQPKATVAAETKQVVENQVEPNVKESKAKEAPKNQKEAEKQVKQPTATKETGATKAKEEKPVVQPVEKVKEPVVEVTKKKEVPEKVKVEPVRIPSSNTVTVEVRRKTDVNEAVKATPVNVEDKVQPVTTEQEEAAKAKNKPKKEKVVLREEPRRASRGRDEEEERRERKAAAAKPTKISAPRNLHAISDDDEEAGYARRGGSRGKNKQKKRAAENQHGFQAPTGPIVREVNIGETITVAELAQQMAVKGAEVVKLMFKMGSPVTINQVLDRDTAQLVVEEMGHTVKLINNNALEDQLAESLKFEGEAIHRAPVVTVMGHVDHGKTSLLDYIRRTKVATGEAGGITQHIGAYHVETDRGMITFLDTPGHAAFTAMRARGAQATDIVILVVAADDGVMPQTEEAIQHAKAAGVPIVVAINKIDKPEADLDRIKNELAGRDVIPEDWGGDTQFIPVSAKQGTNIDTLLESVLLQAELLELTAVPSAPAQGIVIESRLDKGRGPVATILVQNGTLHQGDMILVGVNYGRVRAMLDENGKPIKEAGPSIPVEVLGLDGTPDAGDEVNVVPDEKKAREVALFRQGKFREVKLARQHSAKLENIFDNMGQDEKKSLNIVLKADVRGSLEALQSSLVDLGNDEVQVRVVGTGVGGITESDANLALASNAVIFGFNVRADAGARKIVESEGLDLRYYNVIYDIIEDVKKALSGMLGSDVRENILGIAEVRDVFRSPKFGAIAGCMVTEGLVHRNRPIRVLRDDVVIFEGELESLRRFKDDVAEVRAGMECGIGVKSYNDVKVGDKIEVFEKVQVARSL from the coding sequence ATGACACAGGTTACAGTAAAAGAATTGGCAGCAAGTGTTAAAGCTCCTGTAGATCGTTTGCTACAACAAATGAAAGAAGCAGGATTACCACATACAAGTGCTGATCAAAAAGTATCAGATAAAGAAAAGCAACAATTATTAACTTATTTAAGTGGTGATAAAGCAAAAACTGATGCACCTAAAAAGATAACGTTAAAACGTAAAACCACAGAACAGATTAAAGCCGGTACTAAAACAGTTAAGGTAGAGCATCGTAAGAAGAAAACGTTTGTTAAACGTGATGTACCTGAAGAGCCTGTAGAGGAACCAGTAGTAGTTGAGAAAGCTGCACCGAAACAGCCAAAAGCTACTGTTGCTGCGGAAACTAAACAAGTTGTAGAAAATCAGGTAGAACCAAACGTGAAGGAGTCTAAAGCCAAAGAAGCTCCTAAAAATCAAAAAGAAGCAGAGAAACAGGTTAAGCAACCTACTGCAACTAAAGAAACTGGTGCAACTAAGGCTAAAGAAGAAAAACCTGTAGTTCAGCCAGTAGAAAAAGTGAAAGAACCCGTTGTTGAAGTAACTAAGAAAAAAGAAGTGCCAGAAAAAGTTAAAGTAGAGCCTGTTAGAATACCTAGCTCTAACACTGTTACAGTTGAAGTTCGCCGTAAAACAGATGTTAATGAGGCAGTTAAAGCAACGCCTGTTAATGTTGAAGATAAAGTTCAACCTGTAACAACAGAGCAAGAAGAAGCAGCAAAGGCTAAGAATAAGCCTAAAAAAGAGAAAGTGGTATTGCGTGAAGAGCCTCGTCGAGCTTCGAGAGGCCGTGATGAGGAAGAAGAGCGTCGTGAGCGTAAAGCTGCTGCTGCAAAACCTACTAAGATAAGTGCTCCTCGTAATCTTCATGCAATAAGTGATGATGATGAAGAGGCAGGTTACGCTCGTCGTGGCGGTAGCCGTGGTAAAAATAAACAAAAGAAACGTGCTGCGGAAAATCAGCATGGTTTCCAAGCACCAACAGGACCTATAGTGCGCGAAGTAAATATTGGTGAAACCATCACTGTAGCAGAATTAGCTCAACAAATGGCCGTAAAAGGTGCGGAAGTTGTTAAGCTTATGTTTAAAATGGGCTCTCCGGTCACTATCAATCAAGTATTAGACCGTGATACAGCTCAGTTAGTAGTTGAGGAAATGGGGCATACCGTTAAGTTAATTAACAATAATGCTTTAGAAGATCAATTAGCAGAGTCATTAAAATTTGAAGGTGAAGCTATTCATCGTGCTCCTGTAGTAACAGTGATGGGGCATGTTGACCATGGTAAAACTTCGTTACTTGACTATATCCGCCGTACTAAAGTGGCTACGGGTGAGGCAGGTGGCATTACTCAGCATATTGGTGCTTACCATGTGGAAACAGATCGTGGCATGATTACTTTCTTAGATACACCAGGCCATGCTGCATTTACTGCAATGCGTGCCCGTGGTGCACAGGCAACTGATATTGTTATTCTTGTGGTAGCTGCTGATGATGGTGTGATGCCTCAAACTGAAGAAGCGATTCAACATGCTAAAGCAGCAGGTGTACCTATTGTTGTAGCGATTAACAAAATTGATAAGCCAGAAGCTGATTTAGATCGTATTAAGAATGAACTAGCTGGTCGTGATGTTATCCCAGAAGATTGGGGTGGTGATACCCAATTCATTCCTGTATCAGCTAAGCAAGGTACTAATATTGATACGTTATTGGAATCAGTATTATTACAGGCTGAGCTTTTAGAATTAACAGCTGTACCAAGTGCGCCTGCACAGGGCATTGTTATTGAGTCACGCCTTGATAAGGGCCGTGGCCCTGTTGCTACTATTTTGGTGCAAAATGGTACCTTACATCAAGGTGACATGATTCTAGTAGGTGTTAACTATGGTCGTGTACGTGCTATGCTGGACGAAAATGGTAAGCCTATTAAAGAGGCTGGTCCTTCTATTCCTGTAGAAGTATTGGGTCTGGATGGTACGCCAGATGCTGGTGATGAAGTGAATGTGGTACCTGATGAGAAGAAAGCACGTGAAGTGGCTTTATTCCGCCAAGGTAAATTCCGTGAAGTTAAATTAGCTCGTCAACATTCAGCGAAGTTAGAGAATATCTTTGACAACATGGGACAAGATGAGAAGAAGAGCCTCAATATTGTGTTAAAAGCAGATGTGCGCGGTTCTTTGGAAGCATTACAGTCATCGTTAGTTGATTTAGGTAATGATGAAGTACAAGTACGAGTAGTAGGTACTGGTGTAGGTGGTATTACAGAAAGTGATGCTAACTTAGCCTTAGCTTCTAATGCAGTAATTTTCGGCTTTAACGTTCGTGCTGATGCAGGTGCACGTAAGATTGTTGAGTCAGAAGGTTTAGACTTACGTTATTATAACGTTATTTATGACATTATTGAGGATGTGAAGAAAGCACTATCGGGTATGTTAGGTAGTGATGTTCGTGAAAATATCCTAGGTATTGCAGAAGTACGTGATGTATTCCGTTCACCTAAGTTTGGTGCCATTGCAGGTTGTATGGTAACTGAAGGTTTAGTGCATCGTAACCGTCCAATCCGTGTATTACGTGATGATGTGGTTATCTTTGAAGGTGAATTAGAATCACTACGTCGCTTTAAAGATGATGTGGCTGAAGTACGTGCTGGTATGGAGTGTGGTATCGGCGTTAAGAGCTACAATGATGTTAAAGTGGGTGATAAGATTGAAGTGTTTGAAAAAGTTCAAGTCGCTCGTTCACTTTAA
- a CDS encoding ATPase, T2SS/T4P/T4SS family, translating to MNTLRADEPFLSYYQLDHDPFAARVPNFKFFPAQRKTILGQLHHLARHSQLMLLITGPKGSGKTLLRQALIASVNKDTIKIINISAADCEKVSDVLALLVEELQATNNTIAAIIEQISKLSEQSISLYFMIDDADQLSEDIIQLLLNLANEHLASLHIFLFARPNLLDQLESSSLAKEVTFNLPLTPYTLEEIKEYLLLRLEGAGQELGIFTDEQLLEIYTKSGGWPGVINQVARDILIENMQHQDQSSLFNDFDESEDEVALYASDTTREVKAAKPKLMLPKKHLAIAGVIAIALVAILLFSKSPSTEQEPTIVASHYADLPSDAGSGQVTQDIPLSTDVAPSNNQPLNNDTPVVDNAMLPPPVVTEPTPPVATQTQTVTKPEVKPVANNPQEVTKPQETAKPVAQGNAWYRGKTGANFTIQVSVASNEKAAQDFIRKQSGSYQYFKRLRADKIDYVITQGEFTSRSAAQEAIKKLPAAIQESKPWVRTFASIKQELAN from the coding sequence ATGAATACGTTACGGGCAGATGAACCTTTTTTAAGTTATTATCAGTTAGACCATGATCCTTTTGCTGCAAGGGTTCCTAACTTTAAATTTTTCCCTGCTCAGCGTAAAACTATTTTAGGGCAGTTGCATCATTTAGCTCGTCATAGTCAGTTGATGTTATTAATAACAGGGCCTAAAGGTAGTGGTAAAACACTATTAAGACAAGCACTGATAGCAAGTGTTAATAAAGACACTATAAAAATTATTAATATTTCAGCGGCTGATTGTGAAAAAGTTTCAGATGTTTTAGCTTTGTTAGTAGAAGAGCTACAAGCGACCAATAATACAATAGCAGCTATTATTGAGCAAATCAGTAAGTTGTCAGAACAAAGTATCAGCCTATATTTTATGATAGATGATGCTGACCAATTATCAGAAGATATTATCCAATTATTATTAAATTTAGCTAATGAGCATTTAGCCAGTTTGCACATATTTTTATTTGCTAGACCAAATTTATTAGATCAATTAGAAAGTTCTTCATTAGCTAAAGAAGTTACCTTTAATTTGCCATTAACGCCTTATACTTTAGAAGAAATTAAAGAATATCTTTTATTGCGTTTAGAGGGAGCAGGGCAAGAGTTAGGTATATTTACTGATGAACAATTGTTAGAGATTTATACAAAATCAGGTGGTTGGCCTGGTGTTATTAATCAGGTGGCTAGAGATATCTTGATTGAAAATATGCAACATCAAGATCAATCTTCATTATTTAATGATTTTGATGAAAGTGAGGATGAAGTTGCTCTTTATGCCTCTGATACAACAAGAGAAGTAAAGGCAGCAAAACCTAAATTAATGTTACCCAAAAAACATTTAGCGATAGCAGGTGTCATTGCAATCGCTTTAGTAGCTATTTTATTATTTTCAAAATCACCTTCTACGGAGCAAGAGCCGACCATTGTTGCCAGCCATTATGCAGATTTACCTAGTGATGCAGGTTCTGGTCAAGTTACTCAAGATATACCATTATCAACAGATGTCGCACCATCCAATAATCAGCCGTTAAATAATGACACTCCAGTTGTTGATAATGCAATGTTACCTCCTCCTGTAGTAACAGAACCTACACCACCTGTTGCTACTCAAACCCAAACTGTTACTAAGCCAGAAGTTAAACCAGTTGCAAATAATCCACAAGAAGTAACCAAACCCCAAGAAACAGCTAAGCCAGTTGCACAGGGTAATGCGTGGTATCGTGGTAAAACAGGAGCTAACTTTACTATTCAAGTTAGTGTGGCGAGTAACGAAAAGGCAGCACAAGATTTTATTCGTAAACAATCGGGTAGTTATCAATATTTTAAACGCTTAAGAGCAGATAAAATTGATTATGTAATTACTCAAGGTGAATTTACGAGTCGTTCTGCTGCACAAGAGGCAATTAAAAAGTTACCTGCAGCTATTCAAGAAAGTAAGCCTTGGGTACGTACTTTTGCAAGTATTAAACAAGAGTTAGCTAATTAG